Below is a genomic region from Lutra lutra chromosome 5, mLutLut1.2, whole genome shotgun sequence.
CAGCAGCCAGGCGCTGGTGCGCGTGCTGGTGGCGGACGCCAACGACAACGCGCCCTTCGTGCTGTACCCGCTGCAGAACGGCTCGGCGCCCTGCACCGAGCTGGTGCCGCGGGCGGCCGAGGCGGGCTACCTGGTGGCCAAGGTGGTGGCGGTGGACGGCGACTCGGGCCAGAACGCCTGGCTGTCGTACCAGCTGCTCAAGGCCACGGAGCCCGGGCTGTTCGGCGTGTGGGCGCACAACGGCGAGGTGCGCACGGCGCGGCCGCTGAGCGAGCGCGACGCCGTCCAGCACAGGCTGCTGGTGCTGGTCCGGGACCACGGCGAGCCGCCGCTGTCGGCCAGCGTCACGCTGCACGTGCTGCTGGTGGACGGCTTCTCGCAGCCCTACCTGCCGCTGCCGGACGCGGCGGCGGCCGAGGCCCGCGCCGACCCGCTCACCGTCTACCTGGTGGTGGCCTTGGCGTCCGTGTCGTCGCTCTTCCTGTTCTCGGTGCTGGTGTTCGTGGCGGTGCGGCTGTGCAGGAGGAGCCGGGCGGCGTCGGGGGGCGGCTGCTCGGTGCCCGAGGGTCCGTTTCCGGGCCACATGGTGGACGTCAGCGGCGCGGGGACCCTGTCTCACAGCTACCAGTATGACGTGTGTCTGAGGGGAGGCTCCGGAACCGGTGAATTCAAGCTCCTCAAGCCCATTATCCCTAATCTGCAGTTTCAGAGCACAGGAAGGGAAGTAGAAGAAAATTCCTCCTTCCGAAATAGTTTTGGGATATAATTATTTGCTGGGAACCTATTTAATACGCACATtaacttctaatattttttcttgattaactAAATCGGTTATGCTCACCACCACCAATAAGGCGgtgtttaattttctctatttggcTCATCTTCAACTTCCAGTTTTATGCCTACCTTCacaaatttcctttccttcatattttagccattgaaatatttttcagtggAATCCCAATAAGTGAAATAGGCTCTACCATCAAAGATGGCATCATTAACATTTTTCCactttataaatatctttattgaCTTCgtacttctttttcattttagttttcctAGAACTTgtttagttattaaaataatctgCCTGTGATCTATGTATTGTTTGgtattctcttttcctctaaaacttttttttttttttttggtttatcgACCTCAGTTTTTATTACAGCAAATTTTAAgacctatattatttttttaagttctattttccCTGTATTGGTAcctgcatatttaaaatatttctgttgtgTGATATGATACATAAACCTCTAATAagtcttttctaaaataagaagaaTCACCTCTGTAAGATaatgagtgtgtgtatatgtttaagTTTGGAGACAAAAAAGCAAAGTTTAGGTGTTCCATAGCATCGtgtagaaatatttaatatttttgtagttttaaattcTGGAGGAAAAATATCAGGGATCCATGTTAAGTTTTTAATGGCTAACAACAGAGTCCCATtcagttggaaaaaaaacaataagtcATCAGAGTTTTGTATGGCGTGGCTTTTATGTTCAGCAATTAGAGATTTTGGCAGTATTTAGCCCTTTCCCTGTACAATATCCCTTAATTTAAGCTGTATCCCTAGCTTATGGGAAAAATAGAGCTTCTTTCTAGATATTAGGCCTTTGAATAAAATTCTCTATGAGGCAGATGTTACCCTGCTGTTCTTTCAGTAGTGTTCAGATAGGTGTTAgggtggtttctttttctcctcccttatATTTGGCACAAAGAAATTAGATCCCACCAGATTTTAATTAAGAGGGTCCTTAAAATAAAGATCAGTCCTTCTTTAATTCTGTAAGTAATTTTAAAGCTAAtaccagaaaaacaaagacatataaaagaaaggaaacagaaattgcTAAGAATGAGTGAAAGAATAGTTTTCAAATGGTTAGGATTTAAGGCACTGAAAGTTGTTTCATAGCCTACTAAATAGAGTTTATTtacccatgtcttttttttttaaagattttatttatttatttgacagagagatcacaagcaggcagagaggcaggcagagagaggaggaagcaggctccctgctgagcagagagcccgatgcggggctcgatctcaggactctgagatcatgacctgagccgaaggcagcggcttaacccactgagccacccaggtgccccttacccaTGTCTTAATACAGCAAGCACTGGGTGTCAGATTTGCAAACCTAAGATGACTAAGACATAGTTTCCTTCCTTACATAAGGACAGACTGGCCTGAAGAAGGGGCAGATTGAAGTGAAAAAGGAAGCAATAATATTCACAGGGCAAATTATACAAGTTTTtatgggagcacagaggagggacagTCTAATTTCTTCTTATGAATGAATCTATTTAGGCAATGTaattagattttgaaaaaaattgttgaagAATGTGTGAAACAAGTTTCTTTTGTCAGTTTTGGTCAATGTTTTTGGAACAGTAAAATCTGTTGTTTTATGCCATATgcttttagaaaagtaaaatctGTTATTTTGGTGGTCCTAGACATCACCACTATTTTCCCTTTGGTTCATGACATTGCATGGGAATAGTGTCAGGAGTGAAAGACTTACTACAGAGCTAAAGGTTGAATGATGAGGTGGACAGTTGGCAGCTAGAAACATTTTCCAAGTGTTGAGTTTTTAACTTTTCCTATGAAGCAGTGAAAAATCTCAACAATGTGAATAGTACTCTATCTCAACATTGCTTTctaaaaaactaacaaaaagagaagaaaaacaaaatatttaaatgagtcactaaagaaaaaaaattccaaatatgcacatacacattGGGTATAGCTATTTGAGTCTGTTGGAGACCACGCGGTGGCGCTGCAggctaaagagaaaaaagaaaacaacaaaaacaaaaaacacacccACCCTGAACTGGGAATGCTGCGGAAGTCATTAACAGAAAAGGAAGATCAGGCCAGATAAGCTGGGAGAAAACCTGCAGTGGCCCTagactgggaaaggaaaaaaaacccagacccCTGCATGGCGTAGGTCTGGGGATTGCTACTGCTGGTTCTTTATGCTGGGAGCGTGACTGTGACCAACATTGACAAAAGAGGTGTTCTGAAGAAACAATGGAGGCTGGAACGTTGTGCTGCCCAAGACAAAGGCaagtcctatttctttttctgtttggggGAGTATCCTTGGCAGGTTCTGGGTTTGGACGATATTCGGTaacagaggaaacagagagaggatcATTTGTTGTCAATCTGGCAAAAGATCTGGGGCTAGGAGACCAGGAGTTGGTTGCAAGGGGAGCCCGGGTGGTCTCTGATGACAACAAACAACACCTGCTCCTGGATTCTCAGACTGGAGATTTGCTTACCAATGAGAAACTGGACCGAGAGAAGCTGTGTGGCCTCACGGAGCCCTGTATGctatatttccaaattttaatgGATAAGCCCTTTCAGATTTACCGGGCTGAACTGAGGGTCAGAGACATAAATGATCATTCACCAACGTTTCGGGACCAAGAGACagtcttaaaaatattagaaagtacAGCTGAAGGGACAGCATTTCGACTAGAAAGAGCAGAAGATGCAGATGGAGGACTTAATGGTATCCAAAGCTACACCATCAACTTGAACCcttttttccatattaaaattaGTGACAGTGATGAAGGCATGATATATCCAGAGCTAGTGTTGGATAAGGCACTGGATCGGGAGAAGCAGCATGAGCTCAGTTTAACACTCACAGCACTGGATGGTGGGACTCCACCCAGGTCTGGGACCACGACAATACGAATTGTGATCCTGGACATCAATGATAATGCCCCCCAGTTTTCTCAGATAATCTATGAGACCCAGACCCCAGAGAACAGCGCAGTAGGATCTCTTATTGCAAAAGTCTCTGCAGGAGATATAGATTCTGGAGTCAATGCAGACATATCCTATTCACTTTTTGATGCTTCCGAAGATATACGAACAACCTTTCAAGTCAATCCTTTTTCTGGGGAAATTGTTCTCATAGTGTTGCTTGATTATGAGCTAATAAAGTCTTACAAAATAAGTATACAGGCAATGGATGGAGGGGGCCTTACTGCAACATGTACAGTTTTGGTGGAGGTATTAGACGTCAATGACAATCCCCCTGAACTGATCATATCATCACTTTCCAACTATGTTGCTGAGAACTCTCCTGAGACGGTACTCGCTGTTTTTAGAATTAAAGACAGAGATtctggagaaaatggaaagatgctTTGCTACATTCAAGATAATCTGCCATTCCTTCTAAAACCTTCTGTGGAAAATTTCTACATCCTAATGACAAAAGGAGGGCTAGACAGAGAGAGCCAGGCCGAGTACAACATCACCATCACCGTCACCGACCTGGGGACCCCCAGGCTGAAAACCCAGCACAACCTAACGGTGACGGTGTCCGACGTCAACGACAACGCCCCGACCTTCAGCCAGACGTCCTACACCCTGCGCGTCCGCGAGAACAACAGCCCCGCGCTGCACATCGGCAGCGTGAGCGCCACCGACAGAGACTCGGGCGCCAACGCCCAGGTCACCTACTCGCTGCTGCCGCCCCACGACCCGCAGCTGCCGCTGGGCTCGCTGGTGTCCATCAACGCGGACAACGGGCAGCTGTTCGCGCTCAGGTCGCTGGATTTCGAGGCGCTGCAGGCGTTCGAGTTCCGCGTGGGCGCGGCCGACCGCGGCTCGCCGGCGCTCAGCAGCCAGGCGCTGGTGCGCGTGCTGGTGGCGGACGCCAACGACAACGCGCCCTTCGTGCTGTACCCGCTGCAGAACGGCTCGGCGCCCTGCACCGAGCTGGTGCCGCGGGCGGCCGAGGCGGGCTACCTGGTGGCCAAGGTGGTGGCGGTGGACGGCGACTCGGGCCAGAACGCCTGGCTGTCGTACCAGCTGCTCAAGGCCACGGAGCCCGGGCTGTTCGGCGTGTGGGCGCACAACGGCGAGGTGCGCACGGCGCGGCCGCTGAGCGAGCGCGACGCCGTCAAGCACAGGCTGCTGGTGCTGGTCCGGGACCACGGCGAGCCGCCGCTGTCGGCCAGCGTCACGCTGCACGTGCTGCTGGTGGACGGCTTCTCGCAGCCCTACCTGCCGCTGCCGGACGCGGCGGCGGCCGAGGCCCGCGCCGACCCGCTCACCGTCTACCTGGTGGTGGCCTTGGCGTCCGTGTCGTCGCTCTTCCTGTTCTCGGTGCTGGTGTTCGTGGCGGTGCGGCTGTGCAGGAGGAGCCGGGCGGCGTCGGGGGGCGGCTGCTCG
It encodes:
- the LOC125099975 gene encoding protocadherin beta-10-like, with the protein product MEAGTLCCPRQRQVLFLFLFGGVSLAGSGFGRYSVTEETERGSFVVNLAKDLGLGDQELVARGARVVSDDNKQHLLLDSQTGDLLTNEKLDREKLCGLTEPCMLYFQILMDKPFQIYRAELRVRDINDHSPTFRDQETVLKILESTAEGTAFRLERAEDADGGLNGIQSYTINLNPFFHIKISDSDEGMIYPELVLDKALDREKQHELSLTLTALDGGTPPRSGTTTIRIVILDINDNAPQFSQIIYETQTPENSAVGSLIAKVSAGDIDSGVNADISYSLFDASEDIRTTFQVNPFSGEIVLIVLLDYELIKSYKISIQAMDGGGLTATCTVLVEVLDVNDNPPELIISSLSNYVAENSPETVLAVFRIKDRDSGENGKMLCYIQDNLPFLLKPSVENFYILMTKGGLDRESQAEYNITITVTDLGTPRLKTQHNLTVTVSDVNDNAPTFSQTSYTLRVRENNSPALHIGSVSATDRDSGANAQVTYSLLPPHDPQLPLGSLVSINADNGQLFALRSLDFEALQAFEFRVGAADRGSPALSSQALVRVLVADANDNAPFVLYPLQNGSAPCTELVPRAAEAGYLVAKVVAVDGDSGQNAWLSYQLLKATEPGLFGVWAHNGEVRTARPLSERDAVKHRLLVLVRDHGEPPLSASVTLHVLLVDGFSQPYLPLPDAAAAEARADPLTVYLVVALASVSSLFLFSVLVFVAVRLCRRSRAASGGGCSVPEGPFPGHLVDVSGAGTLSHSYQYEVCLRGGSGTNEFKFLKPIIPNIQAQSSGRNSEENPTFLNSFGFNFQ